From uncultured Campylobacter sp., a single genomic window includes:
- the hsrA gene encoding homeostatic response regulator transcription factor HsrA — protein sequence MRILIVEDEVTLNKTIAEGLMEFGYQTDTSESFKDAEYYIGIRNYDLVLTDWMLADGNGIDLIALVKQKSARTSVVVLSAKDDKESEIKALRAGADDFIKKPFDFDVLVARLEARLRFGGSNIIKIDDLIIDPDEEKITYLGQEIELKGKPFEVLTHLARHSDQIVSKEQLLDAIWEEPELVTPNVIEVAINQIRQKMDKPLNISTIETVRRRGYRFCFPQKA from the coding sequence ATGAGAATTTTAATAGTCGAGGACGAGGTGACTTTAAACAAGACGATAGCGGAGGGCTTGATGGAGTTTGGCTATCAGACGGATACTTCCGAGAGTTTTAAGGACGCAGAGTATTATATCGGCATTAGAAATTATGATTTGGTGCTAACCGATTGGATGCTAGCTGACGGCAACGGCATCGATCTCATCGCATTAGTTAAGCAAAAATCCGCGCGCACCTCTGTCGTCGTGCTATCTGCAAAAGACGATAAAGAAAGCGAGATCAAAGCGCTTCGCGCTGGCGCGGACGATTTTATCAAAAAACCTTTCGACTTTGATGTTTTAGTAGCGCGCCTTGAGGCTAGACTTCGCTTCGGCGGCTCAAATATCATCAAAATCGACGATCTCATCATCGATCCGGATGAGGAAAAGATCACATATCTAGGTCAAGAGATCGAGCTTAAGGGCAAGCCGTTTGAGGTGCTAACTCACTTGGCGCGCCACAGCGATCAGATCGTAAGTAAAGAGCAGCTATTAGATGCCATCTGGGAGGAGCCTGAGCTCGTTACGCCGAACGTCATCGAAGTCGCGATCAATCAAATCCGCCAGAAAATGGATAAGCCTCTAAATATCTCTACGATCGAGACCGTTCGCAGACGCGGATATAGATTTTGCTTTCCACAAAAAGCTTAA
- a CDS encoding dihydroneopterin aldolase — protein MIKILIEKLEFGTIIGTLDFERKREQRVWVWAKFGAEEFIDYARVCEYIKAEFREKKFRLVEDALKYFAHEFHSKFRSMDYFYMKILKPEILQDASVGAEIEIKF, from the coding sequence ATGATTAAAATTTTAATCGAAAAGCTGGAATTTGGCACGATAATTGGGACGCTAGATTTTGAGCGCAAGCGCGAGCAGCGCGTCTGGGTGTGGGCGAAGTTTGGAGCGGAGGAATTTATCGATTACGCGCGGGTTTGCGAATATATCAAAGCGGAGTTCCGCGAGAAAAAATTTCGCCTCGTAGAGGACGCGCTAAAATACTTCGCGCACGAGTTTCACTCAAAATTTCGATCGATGGATTATTTTTATATGAAAATTTTAAAGCCCGAAATTTTACAAGACGCGAGCGTCGGCGCAGAAATAGAGATAAAATTTTAA
- the plsY gene encoding glycerol-3-phosphate 1-O-acyltransferase PlsY encodes MDKLSEILNIIYAALCDPSSKYFLGDEHGILGSGILGILYRTFTAPNFWCYFAAYLIAAIPFGLLIGRYLGGVDIKSEGSGSIGATNVLRVLKTRDPQKAKKLAILTVACDALKGVLPILIARALGFDENVLWSMAVFAVLGHCFSPYLKFNGGKGIATGAGVLACFIPIELIIALAVWFVVGKTVKISSVASLAAALALVVASYVIHPQMPAINTHAPIFLIVFIVFYKHAPNIARLLKGEEKRVV; translated from the coding sequence ATGGATAAACTTAGTGAAATTTTAAATATCATATACGCCGCTCTCTGCGACCCTAGCTCAAAATATTTTCTAGGAGATGAGCATGGAATTCTAGGAAGCGGAATTCTTGGAATTTTATATAGGACATTTACGGCGCCGAATTTTTGGTGCTACTTTGCTGCGTATCTGATCGCCGCGATCCCCTTTGGGCTTTTGATCGGCAGATACTTAGGCGGCGTGGATATCAAAAGCGAGGGCAGCGGCTCCATAGGCGCCACCAACGTCCTTCGCGTCTTAAAAACTCGCGATCCGCAAAAAGCAAAAAAGCTCGCGATCCTCACCGTCGCCTGCGACGCGCTAAAGGGCGTCCTGCCGATACTGATTGCGCGTGCTTTGGGCTTTGATGAAAACGTGCTGTGGAGCATGGCTGTCTTTGCAGTGCTTGGGCATTGCTTTAGCCCGTATCTGAAATTTAACGGCGGCAAAGGCATTGCTACGGGAGCCGGCGTGCTTGCTTGCTTCATCCCTATCGAGCTTATCATCGCGCTTGCCGTTTGGTTTGTAGTCGGCAAGACGGTTAAAATTTCATCCGTAGCATCGCTTGCAGCGGCGCTTGCGCTAGTCGTAGCAAGCTACGTGATCCATCCGCAGATGCCCGCGATCAACACTCATGCGCCGATCTTTCTGATAGTTTTCATCGTATTTTACAAACACGCGCCGAATATCGCCAGGCTGCTTAAGGGCGAGGAAAAGCGCGTAGTATGA
- a CDS encoding DUF87 domain-containing protein yields the protein MKTLQENLKLFYLGLENSEPFLYKNKDLTTHALIIGMTGSGKTGLGITLLEEAAIDNIPSIIIDPKGDLTNLALTFPQMRAEDFEPYIDEAEAQNKGLSVREYAEQTANTWREGIEGSYQDLARVELLKNSADFRIYTPKSSAGLGISLLSDFEAPKGLNEEDLNNYIGGIATSVLSLAGISSDNLSSPEFLLISQILSYHFNKGEGVSVVDLIAQIGNPPFDKIGVFDVNTFFPSDKRMALAMKINALISSPSFKLWCEGERLNIAKMLFDENGRARANIFSIAHLNDDERMFFVTLLLGEMIKWMRTTSGTSSLRAVLYMDEIYGFFPPNGNPPSKTPMLTLLKQARAFGLGCVLSTQNPVDLDYKGLSNIGTWFIGRLQTAQDKERVISGLSGIGSNPIDKSVLMEKISNLKKRNFLVKNINEDVLRVIETRFALSYLKGPLSNEQISNLMKDKKAEISSGAAQGVKSAGAAKPVVSAEISQLYSYGASLELSPYLYASAKMRFCDKGVDFTQQRTFLLSLSDVSEIDWSEASTREVANLSGQEQAGSLYGALPSFIAGAKNLNAQLKSFKEWIYRNEKLELFSALDLLSKPGESREEFFVRLSDKANEALEAKTDEITAKFEKEKARLEDKILRASEKYEKEKGDVLSRGVDAALNIGGAILGAFLGRSRSAGNISKAISGAKSAHKILNERSEAKNAENSLSALQEELEVLTQKFEAEVDALKQSLDLKNIKLETKEISPKKTDIYDEKISLLWKS from the coding sequence ATGAAAACGCTTCAAGAAAATTTAAAGCTTTTTTATCTGGGGCTCGAAAACAGCGAGCCGTTTTTGTATAAAAACAAGGATCTGACGACCCACGCGCTTATCATCGGAATGACCGGCAGCGGTAAAACTGGACTTGGCATCACGCTGCTAGAGGAAGCCGCGATCGATAATATCCCATCCATTATCATCGACCCGAAAGGCGATCTGACAAATTTAGCTCTTACTTTTCCGCAGATGAGGGCTGAGGATTTTGAGCCTTATATCGACGAGGCCGAGGCACAAAATAAAGGTCTTAGCGTGCGCGAGTACGCCGAGCAGACCGCAAATACTTGGCGCGAGGGGATCGAGGGCTCATATCAAGACCTAGCGCGGGTAGAGCTTTTGAAAAATAGCGCCGATTTTAGAATTTATACGCCCAAATCAAGCGCGGGTCTTGGCATCAGCCTACTGAGCGACTTTGAAGCGCCGAAAGGCTTAAACGAAGAGGATTTGAATAACTATATCGGCGGTATCGCCACTAGCGTGCTAAGCCTCGCAGGGATTAGCAGCGACAATCTAAGCTCGCCGGAATTTTTGCTGATCAGCCAAATTCTGTCCTATCATTTTAACAAAGGCGAGGGGGTGAGCGTGGTGGATCTCATCGCGCAGATCGGCAACCCGCCATTCGATAAAATCGGCGTTTTCGACGTTAATACCTTTTTTCCGAGCGATAAGCGAATGGCGCTTGCGATGAAGATTAACGCACTCATCTCAAGCCCGAGCTTTAAGCTTTGGTGCGAGGGCGAGCGGCTAAATATCGCTAAGATGCTATTTGATGAAAACGGCAGGGCGAGAGCGAATATATTTTCCATCGCGCATCTAAACGACGATGAGAGGATGTTTTTCGTCACGCTGCTTTTGGGCGAGATGATCAAATGGATGCGCACCACCAGCGGCACCAGCTCGCTGCGCGCAGTACTTTATATGGATGAAATTTACGGCTTTTTTCCGCCAAACGGCAATCCGCCGAGCAAAACCCCGATGCTTACGCTGCTGAAGCAAGCTCGTGCATTCGGACTTGGCTGCGTATTATCGACGCAAAACCCGGTCGATCTCGATTATAAGGGGCTTAGCAACATCGGTACGTGGTTTATCGGGCGCTTGCAGACTGCGCAGGATAAGGAGCGCGTCATCAGCGGCTTAAGCGGTATCGGTTCAAATCCGATCGACAAAAGCGTACTTATGGAGAAAATTTCAAACCTCAAAAAGCGAAATTTTTTGGTAAAAAACATCAACGAGGACGTGCTGCGGGTAATCGAGACGCGCTTCGCGCTAAGCTATCTAAAAGGCCCTTTAAGTAACGAGCAAATTTCAAATTTAATGAAAGACAAAAAGGCTGAAATTTCGTCCGGCGCCGCTCAAGGCGTTAAATCCGCTGGCGCCGCCAAGCCCGTAGTTTCTGCTGAAATTTCGCAGCTTTACAGCTATGGCGCGAGCCTTGAGCTAAGCCCGTATCTTTATGCAAGCGCAAAGATGCGATTTTGCGACAAGGGAGTCGATTTTACGCAGCAGCGCACTTTTTTGCTTTCGCTTTCGGACGTAAGCGAAATAGATTGGAGCGAGGCCAGCACGCGAGAGGTTGCAAATTTAAGCGGACAGGAGCAAGCGGGCTCGCTCTACGGCGCGCTTCCTAGCTTCATTGCGGGAGCAAAAAATTTAAACGCTCAGCTTAAAAGCTTTAAGGAGTGGATCTACCGCAACGAAAAGTTAGAACTTTTTAGTGCGCTTGATCTGCTCTCAAAACCGGGCGAGAGCAGGGAGGAATTTTTTGTGCGCCTAAGCGATAAGGCGAATGAGGCTCTAGAGGCCAAAACCGACGAGATTACGGCTAAATTTGAGAAGGAAAAGGCGCGCCTTGAGGATAAAATTTTGCGCGCTAGCGAAAAGTATGAAAAGGAAAAGGGCGACGTGCTAAGTCGCGGGGTGGATGCGGCGCTAAACATAGGCGGAGCGATCTTAGGCGCGTTTTTAGGCCGCTCGCGCAGCGCCGGCAATATCTCCAAGGCAATCAGCGGCGCTAAGAGCGCGCATAAAATTTTAAATGAACGAAGCGAAGCCAAAAATGCCGAAAATAGCCTAAGCGCGCTACAAGAGGAGCTGGAGGTGCTTACGCAAAAATTTGAGGCTGAAGTGGACGCGCTAAAACAGAGCCTGGATCTAAAAAATATTAAACTCGAAACGAAAGAAATTTCGCCGAAGAAAACCGACATCTACGACGAGAAAATTTCGCTACTTTGGAAGAGCTAA
- a CDS encoding methylenetetrahydrofolate reductase — MLKEKIRNGKSGILLYGIVPPKITSSQDELERLGTAWSQRLSECECDGIVIYDLQDESARTKDERTFPFVHTIDPARYYTQYLHTDKEAIIYRAVGKYDEAEFCEILRHAASGLGVFVGASSKNEECKLHLSRAYEIKRLVAQHLCLGGICIPERHEKSRDEHLKIAEKTADGCEFFITQAVYNVQNAKDFIDDYAALECKRVPIIFTFTPCGSLKTLEFMKWLGISVPDFLQQRLQSSVDILQSSTALCAEMFDFIYKYALAKGVSVGANVESVSTRRVEIEASLSLLKEIKKIILKHENLGFYVI, encoded by the coding sequence GTGTTAAAAGAAAAAATTAGAAACGGAAAAAGCGGAATTTTGCTCTACGGCATCGTTCCGCCTAAAATCACGTCCTCTCAAGACGAGCTCGAGCGCCTGGGTACGGCGTGGTCGCAACGCCTAAGCGAATGCGAATGCGACGGCATCGTCATCTACGATCTACAAGATGAAAGCGCGCGCACGAAAGATGAGCGGACCTTCCCTTTTGTGCATACGATCGATCCTGCGCGCTATTACACGCAGTATCTACACACCGATAAAGAAGCGATCATCTACCGCGCGGTAGGCAAATACGACGAGGCGGAATTTTGCGAAATTCTAAGGCATGCCGCAAGCGGGCTGGGTGTTTTCGTGGGGGCGAGCTCTAAAAACGAAGAATGCAAACTGCATCTAAGTCGCGCCTACGAGATCAAGCGACTTGTAGCGCAGCATCTTTGCCTAGGCGGCATCTGCATTCCTGAACGCCATGAAAAGAGCCGCGACGAGCACCTTAAAATCGCAGAGAAGACTGCAGACGGATGCGAATTTTTTATCACTCAGGCGGTTTATAATGTGCAAAATGCCAAAGATTTCATCGACGATTACGCCGCTTTGGAGTGCAAAAGGGTGCCTATAATCTTTACTTTCACGCCGTGCGGTAGCCTAAAGACGCTTGAGTTTATGAAATGGCTTGGCATCTCGGTGCCAGATTTTTTGCAGCAACGGCTACAAAGCAGCGTCGATATTTTGCAAAGTTCAACAGCGCTGTGCGCAGAGATGTTTGATTTCATCTATAAATACGCCCTCGCAAAAGGTGTAAGCGTAGGCGCAAACGTCGAGAGTGTCAGCACCCGCCGCGTAGAAATCGAAGCCTCGCTCAGCTTACTAAAAGAGATCAAAAAAATTATCCTTAAGCACGAGAATTTGGGATTTTACGTTATTTAA
- a CDS encoding beta-ketoacyl-ACP synthase III: MKKASMISIAAYAPSQILTNFDLEKMVETSDEWIVKRTGIHERRIAKGESTSDLGAKAALKAIERSGLQKNEIDAIICATISPDYFCMPSTACVIADKLGLNFGITAFDINAACTGFIYLLELAKSLIESGAKKHVLIIGTEKLSSIVDWSDRATCILFGDGAGAAIIAARDDNEIIDIHTASDGSKGDLLITAAPGSVNPLSQKIIDEKLGFMQMAGREVFKIAVPTLSNDVVEILAKNKILPEQVDLFIPHQANLRIIEAVKARLEFSDEQCVLTIGKYGNTSSASIPMAINDAYESGRLKNGSLMLLDAFGGGFTWGSALLKFGGNSIN, translated from the coding sequence ATGAAAAAAGCCTCGATGATCTCGATCGCAGCATACGCGCCGAGTCAAATTTTAACTAATTTCGATCTTGAAAAAATGGTTGAAACGAGCGATGAATGGATCGTCAAGCGCACAGGCATTCATGAGCGCCGCATAGCAAAGGGCGAGAGTACTAGTGATCTGGGCGCGAAAGCGGCGTTAAAGGCGATCGAGCGTAGCGGCTTGCAAAAAAACGAGATCGATGCAATAATATGCGCCACGATCTCGCCCGATTACTTCTGTATGCCCTCGACTGCGTGCGTCATAGCAGATAAACTGGGCTTAAATTTCGGCATCACGGCATTTGATATAAATGCCGCCTGTACGGGCTTCATCTATCTTTTGGAGCTCGCAAAATCCCTCATTGAAAGCGGCGCTAAAAAACACGTGTTGATAATCGGCACGGAAAAGTTAAGCTCGATAGTCGATTGGAGCGACCGCGCTACGTGCATACTTTTCGGCGACGGCGCAGGCGCTGCGATTATCGCGGCACGCGACGATAACGAAATCATCGACATTCATACAGCTAGCGACGGCAGTAAGGGCGATCTTCTCATCACCGCAGCCCCGGGTAGCGTCAATCCACTCAGCCAAAAAATCATCGACGAAAAGCTGGGCTTCATGCAGATGGCCGGGCGCGAGGTCTTTAAAATCGCGGTACCGACGCTTAGTAACGACGTCGTGGAGATTTTGGCGAAAAATAAAATTTTGCCCGAGCAGGTCGATCTTTTCATCCCGCATCAGGCAAATTTACGCATCATCGAGGCGGTTAAGGCGAGACTAGAATTTAGCGACGAGCAGTGCGTGCTTACGATCGGCAAATACGGCAACACGAGCTCGGCGTCGATCCCGATGGCAATAAATGACGCTTACGAGAGCGGCAGGCTCAAAAACGGCTCGCTCATGCTACTTGATGCGTTCGGTGGCGGCTTTACGTGGGGCAGCGCGCTTTTAAAATTCGGTGGCAATAGTATAAACTAG
- the plsX gene encoding phosphate acyltransferase PlsX, which yields MISVAIDAMGGDFGCEPIINGVVDALRERKFNAFLVGDEAQIKPFIPQDQGFEKYITYVAASEVFEMKEGATDALKRKESSIFKAVDLVKSGTCKAVVSAGHSGATMSLATLRIGRLKGILRPAIATLMPNSIGGRTLVLDVGAYVDCKPENLFQFAIMGEAYAKEIMGLNAPRIGLLSNGEEDSKGNEVTKETFHMLKKMQNFIGNVEGNQIFDGSVDVVVCDGFIGNIMLKSSEGVASAIGKLIKNETKKSPIAIAGSILMKRVFKIIKKSTDYDEYGGAPLLGVKECVIISHGKSTPKAVKNAIFQALKFADSKINSAIESEISSNEQK from the coding sequence ATGATTTCCGTTGCTATAGACGCGATGGGCGGTGATTTCGGCTGTGAGCCGATAATAAACGGAGTCGTAGATGCGCTGCGAGAGCGTAAATTTAATGCGTTTTTGGTAGGCGACGAAGCGCAAATCAAGCCTTTTATTCCACAAGATCAAGGCTTTGAGAAATATATCACTTACGTAGCTGCAAGCGAAGTTTTCGAGATGAAAGAGGGCGCAACCGACGCTCTCAAACGCAAAGAGAGTAGTATTTTTAAGGCGGTCGATTTGGTAAAAAGCGGCACTTGCAAAGCCGTGGTATCCGCAGGACACAGCGGCGCTACGATGAGCCTTGCTACGCTTCGTATAGGAAGGCTGAAAGGTATTTTACGCCCGGCAATTGCTACGCTGATGCCAAATTCCATAGGTGGACGCACGCTCGTGCTGGATGTGGGCGCTTATGTGGATTGTAAGCCTGAGAATTTGTTTCAATTCGCGATTATGGGCGAAGCATACGCCAAGGAGATTATGGGCCTAAACGCACCGCGCATCGGCTTATTATCCAACGGCGAGGAGGACAGCAAGGGCAACGAGGTAACAAAAGAAACCTTTCATATGCTTAAGAAGATGCAAAATTTTATCGGTAATGTCGAAGGCAATCAAATTTTTGACGGCTCCGTGGATGTCGTAGTTTGCGACGGATTTATCGGCAATATTATGCTAAAATCCAGCGAAGGCGTCGCAAGCGCTATCGGCAAACTTATTAAAAACGAAACGAAAAAATCCCCGATCGCCATCGCAGGCTCCATCTTGATGAAGCGCGTCTTTAAAATTATCAAAAAAAGTACGGATTATGACGAATACGGCGGCGCGCCACTTTTAGGCGTCAAAGAATGCGTCATCATAAGCCATGGCAAAAGCACTCCGAAAGCCGTTAAAAACGCGATCTTTCAGGCGCTTAAATTTGCAGATTCTAAAATCAACTCCGCGATAGAAAGCGAAATTTCTTCAAACGAGCAAAAATGA
- the rpmF gene encoding 50S ribosomal protein L32, with protein sequence MAVPKRRVSKTRAAKRRTHYKVTLPIPVKDKDGSWKIPHRINKTTGEY encoded by the coding sequence ATGGCAGTTCCAAAGCGAAGAGTTAGTAAAACTCGTGCGGCGAAAAGACGCACTCACTACAAAGTGACCCTTCCGATTCCCGTCAAAGATAAAGACGGAAGCTGGAAAATTCCGCATAGAATAAACAAAACTACGGGCGAATATTAA
- the ndk gene encoding nucleoside-diphosphate kinase, whose amino-acid sequence MQQTLSIIKPDAVKKGVIGKIIDRFENHGLRIAAAKKLCLSAEDAGKFYEIHKDRPFYKDLIEFMTSGPVVVMVLEGDDAVAKNRALMGATDPKKADKGTIRADFADSIDANAVHGSDSLENAKTEIAFFFAKREIC is encoded by the coding sequence ATGCAGCAAACGCTTTCTATTATTAAGCCTGATGCCGTTAAAAAGGGCGTTATCGGCAAAATTATCGATCGCTTTGAAAACCACGGATTAAGAATCGCGGCGGCTAAAAAACTATGCCTAAGCGCCGAAGATGCGGGTAAATTTTATGAAATTCACAAGGATCGCCCTTTTTATAAGGATCTGATTGAGTTTATGACTAGCGGCCCGGTGGTCGTAATGGTGCTAGAAGGCGATGATGCCGTAGCTAAAAATCGCGCGCTAATGGGCGCTACCGATCCAAAAAAAGCCGATAAAGGCACTATCAGAGCGGACTTTGCGGACAGCATCGACGCTAACGCCGTTCACGGCAGCGACAGCTTAGAAAATGCAAAAACCGAGATCGCATTTTTCTTTGCAAAAAGAGAAATTTGCTAA
- a CDS encoding 4Fe-4S binding protein, producing the protein MAVKITDICISCGSCIDECPVNAIVDDSDNPSGEDSYYVYADKCVECVGYNDEPACASACPTDGCIVWSDIVAGQPSRDSIGADLRSGDTPVFA; encoded by the coding sequence ATGGCTGTAAAAATTACCGATATTTGCATTAGCTGCGGCTCATGCATCGACGAGTGCCCGGTAAATGCGATCGTGGACGATAGCGATAATCCAAGCGGCGAGGATAGCTACTACGTATATGCCGATAAATGCGTCGAGTGTGTAGGCTACAACGACGAGCCGGCTTGCGCTAGCGCCTGTCCGACCGACGGTTGTATCGTCTGGAGCGACATCGTAGCGGGTCAACCTAGCAGGGATAGTATAGGTGCGGATCTACGCAGCGGAGATACCCCGGTATTTGCTTAG
- a CDS encoding peroxiredoxin, with protein sequence MIVTNKAVDFTATAVLGNNEIVEDFNLYKNIGEKGAVVFFYPKDFTFVCPSEIIAFDHRYQDFKSKGIEVIGVSCDSEFTHLAWKNTPVNAGGIGKVQFPLVSDITKDIARSFDVLFGNAVALRGSFLLDKDGTVRHAVINDLPLGRNIDEMLRMVDTMLFTNEHGEVCPAGWHKGDAGMKADPKGVAEYLDKNASKL encoded by the coding sequence ATGATAGTAACCAACAAAGCCGTTGATTTTACGGCAACTGCGGTTTTAGGCAACAACGAAATAGTTGAGGATTTCAACCTCTATAAAAATATCGGCGAAAAAGGCGCGGTCGTATTCTTTTATCCAAAAGATTTTACCTTCGTCTGCCCAAGCGAGATCATTGCATTCGATCACAGATATCAAGATTTCAAATCCAAGGGTATCGAAGTTATCGGCGTTAGCTGCGATAGCGAATTTACGCATCTTGCATGGAAAAATACTCCAGTAAATGCAGGCGGTATCGGCAAAGTGCAGTTCCCGCTAGTTTCGGATATCACAAAAGATATCGCACGCAGCTTCGACGTGCTGTTCGGCAATGCCGTAGCGCTTCGCGGCAGCTTCCTGCTTGACAAAGATGGCACCGTCCGTCACGCCGTCATCAACGACCTACCGCTAGGCCGAAATATCGACGAGATGCTAAGAATGGTCGATACGATGCTATTTACGAACGAGCACGGCGAGGTCTGCCCTGCAGGCTGGCACAAAGGTGACGCAGGGATGAAAGCAGATCCTAAGGGCGTCGCAGAGTATCTAGACAAAAACGCAAGCAAACTATAA